Part of the Dethiosulfovibrio faecalis genome, GTTGTTGAAGCGCCTTTTCGGGTACGACGAATTCCGTCTGAATCAAGGGGACGCTATAGACCACGTAATGGGTGGAGGGGATTGTCTTGTCCTCATGCCCACCGGAGGAGGAAAGTCTCTGTGCTATCAGATACCGGCCATCCTACGTCCCGGAATAGGTGTCGTGATCTCTCCACTAATAGCCTTGATGCACGATCAGGTAAACGGGCTTGTTCAGAGCGGAGTGAGGGCCGCTTACATGAATTCGACTATGAACTACGAGGAGTTCGTGCAGGTCTCCCGGGCCGCCATGAGAGGGGAGTTGGATCTTCTTTACGTGGCCCCCGAAAGGGCCATGAAGCCGAGCTTTATGGATTTTCTCTCCAGGATCTCCCTTTCCGTGATAGCCATAGACGAAGCTCACTGCGTATCCCAATGGGGGCACGATTTTCGCCCCGAGTACCTTCGGCTAGGGGAGCTTGGTAGGGCCTTCCCGGGAGTCCCTAGAATAGCGGTCACAGCGACGGCAGACGAGCTCACAAGAAAGGAGATCCTTTCGCGGCTCGACCTGAACGGAGGAAAGGTCTTCGTCTCAGGCTTCGACAGGCCGAACATCCGCTATCAGGTGGTCATGAAGGAAAAGCCGAAAAAACAGCTGCTTGATTTCCTCAGGAGAAGTCATCGTAACGACTCGGGCATCGTCTACTGCATGACCAGGAGAAAGACAGAGTCGATAGCCCAGTGGCTTCGAGATAACGGAATTAAAGCTCTGTCCTACCACGGTGGCATGGGAGCGGAGGAACGAAGGACGGTTCAGGAAAGGTTCCAGAACGAGGATGCGGTCGTGGTGGTCGCCACCATTGCCTTCGGAATGGGTATAGACAAGCCCGACGTCCGTTTCGTAGCCCATCTTGATATGCCTAAGAGCCTGGCAGCCTATTATCAGGAAACGGGAAGGGCTGGCAGAGATGGTCTGCCAGCCGATGCCTGGATGACCTACGGTATGGCAGATGTTACGGGGCAGCTCAAACTGATAGAGATGTCCGAAGGGGATGAAAGATACAAGAGGATCAGTCGACAAAACCTGGAGATCATGTTGGGTTATTGTGAGACCACCGGCTGTCGCCGCCGTTCTCTGCTTTCCTTTTTCGGGGATAGTTGCGACGTTCCCTGTGGGAACTGCGATACCTGTCTGAACCCCGTGGAGACCTGGGATGGCACTGTACAGGCTCAAAAGGCTCTGTCATGTGTCTACCGAACGGGGCAGATCTACGGAACAGGGCACCTCATAGACGTGCTTCTTGGCAGGGGAACCAAGAAGGTACTGGAAGCCGGGCACGATCAGGTATCCACCTTCGGAAT contains:
- the recQ gene encoding DNA helicase RecQ; the encoded protein is MDETPRGLLKRLFGYDEFRLNQGDAIDHVMGGGDCLVLMPTGGGKSLCYQIPAILRPGIGVVISPLIALMHDQVNGLVQSGVRAAYMNSTMNYEEFVQVSRAAMRGELDLLYVAPERAMKPSFMDFLSRISLSVIAIDEAHCVSQWGHDFRPEYLRLGELGRAFPGVPRIAVTATADELTRKEILSRLDLNGGKVFVSGFDRPNIRYQVVMKEKPKKQLLDFLRRSHRNDSGIVYCMTRRKTESIAQWLRDNGIKALSYHGGMGAEERRTVQERFQNEDAVVVVATIAFGMGIDKPDVRFVAHLDMPKSLAAYYQETGRAGRDGLPADAWMTYGMADVTGQLKLIEMSEGDERYKRISRQNLEIMLGYCETTGCRRRSLLSFFGDSCDVPCGNCDTCLNPVETWDGTVQAQKALSCVYRTGQIYGTGHLIDVLLGRGTKKVLEAGHDQVSTFGIGDELNERQWRSVYRQLLAMGVLSVVPDGYGGLRLCGDSWPVLRGEKCLSFRVDEVKTSEKSSRSSSLEASAKDSSEFDGDPLWEALRAKRLELAREHGVPAYVIFHDATLRQMLELRPDSLDEMSCLQGVGVKKLDLYGLDFLEVLERF